A stretch of Pseudoliparis swirei isolate HS2019 ecotype Mariana Trench chromosome 14, NWPU_hadal_v1, whole genome shotgun sequence DNA encodes these proteins:
- the gbx2 gene encoding homeobox protein GBX-2, whose product MSAAFSPPSFMVMPRPLGSSSAFSIDSLIGGPTPPGPGAFVYTGYPMFMPYRSVVLQPPPALPAGHHLQGGFCSGLAPGMALSSGLMAALPGGFPPHREPARKFSPARHAEDGKSFLAKEAFHDPDPSPARAPPKEDSKEEDCGRKEDSSFLDSDLDYSSDDNLTSAGRQEDADDGPHAPGSSSCSAGGAGGAGGKNRRRRTAFTSEQLLELEKEFHCKKYLSLTERSQIAHALKLSEVQVKIWFQNRRAKWKRVKAGNVNNKSGEPVRNPKIVVPIPVHVSRFAIRSQHQQMEQARP is encoded by the exons ATGAGCGCGGCGTTCAGCCCGCCGTCCTTCATGGTGATGCCGCGGCCCTTGGGCAGCTCCTCCGCCTTCAGCATCGACTCCCTGATCGGCGGGCCGACGCCGCCCGGTCCCGGGGCCTTCGTGTACACCGGGTACCCGATGTTCATGCCCTACCGGTCCGTGGTGCTGCAGCCGCCGCCGGCTCTGCCCGCCGGTCACCACCTGCAGGGCGGCTTCTGCTCCGGCCTCGCGCCGGGCATGGCGCTCAGCTCCGGCCTCATGGCGGCGTTGCCCGGCGGCTTCCCGCCGCACCGGGAACCGGCGAGGAAGTTCAGCCCCGCGCGGCACGCGGAGGACGGGAAGAGCTTCCTGGCGAAGGAGGCCTTCCACGACCCGGACCCGAGCCCAG ccagaGCCCCCCCCAAGGAGGACTCCAAGGAGGAGGACTGCGGCCGGAAGGAGGACAGCAGCTTCCTGGACAGCGACCTGGACTACAGCTCCGACGACAACCTGACGTCCGCGGGCCGCCAGGAGGACGCGGACGACGGGCCGCACGCGCCCGGCTCCTCGTCGTGCTCCGCGGGGGGCGCGGGCGGCGCGGGCGGGAAGAACCGGCGGCGGCGCACCGCCTTCACGAGCGAGCAGCTGCTGGAGCTCGAGAAGGAGTTCCACTGCAAGAAGTACCTGTCGCTCACCGAGCGCTCCCAGATCGCGCATGCGCTGAAGCTCAGCGAGGTGCAGGTGAAGATCTGGTTCCAGAACCGGCGCGCCAAGTGGAAGCGGGTCAAGGCCGGGAACGTCAACAACAAGTCCGGGGAGCCGGTCCGGAACCCCAAGATCGTGGTCCCGATCCCGGTCCACGTGAGCCGGTTCGCCATCCGGAGCCAGCACCAGCAGATGGAGCAGGCGCGAccgtag